The sequence CAATCTGAAGGAAATGGCTGCTTCCGAAGCGAAAGTCCGGCTGGCCTGTCTCACCGGAAGGGAACAGGATGTGCTCGATGGCCTGCTGGCCGGCCTCCCCAACAAGACCATCGCCTATGATCTGGGTATCTCACCGCGAACGGTCGAAATCTACCGCGCCAATATGATGGAAAAATTGCGGGTGCGCAGTCTGGCCGAGGCTTTGCGGATCGGTTTTGCCGCTGAACGCGCCGAGGATCCCAATATAGACAAGGAAAGCTGAGCTCAGCTTTTCGGAGCTTTCTTGCGCGAAAGGCAGGCATGGCATGGCTTGGCGCAATCTGTCCGGCTGTCGTCCCTCTCGACCGGGATGGAAATATCGCGTACCGCGCCGTCGGCCGAACATAGCTGGATTGTCATCACGTCCGTATTGGCCGCGAGGGGCATGGCGGCCATCGGCAGCGCGATGACCGCAATCAGCAGCCGACTGAGCCTGGACCTTCTGACACGATCGATCATGACGGTTCCTCTTCCTCGTCGATCAATACGCGCTGGGCCGCGCCGTCGAGATCCTCGAACTGATCGTTGCGCATCGCCCAGAAGAAGAAAGCCAGACCGCACAGTCCCATCAGCAGGGCAACCGGGATCAGGATGGCGAGACCGCTCATTTCGCCGCCCCGTTCAGGCGCAGCGCGTTGCCGACGACGATCAATGACGAAAGTGACATCGCGATGGCGGCGATCAGCGGCGTCACCATGCC comes from Sphingorhabdus sp. YGSMI21 and encodes:
- the ccoS gene encoding cbb3-type cytochrome oxidase assembly protein CcoS, yielding MSGLAILIPVALLMGLCGLAFFFWAMRNDQFEDLDGAAQRVLIDEEEEPS